A stretch of the Thermus thermophilus genome encodes the following:
- a CDS encoding YgaP family membrane protein: MPVNESTTDRVIRFLLSLVLFYFAFQSAAPWNWILGILAALLLFTAITGFCGLYRVLGISTKR; the protein is encoded by the coding sequence ATGCCCGTGAACGAGAGCACCACCGACCGGGTCATCCGGTTCCTCCTCTCCCTCGTCCTCTTCTACTTCGCCTTCCAGTCCGCCGCGCCCTGGAACTGGATCCTGGGGATCCTGGCCGCCCTCCTCCTCTTCACGGCGATCACGGGGTTCTGCGGCCTCTACCGCGTCCTGGGCATCAGCACCAAGCGGTGA
- the tmpR gene encoding bifunctional dihydropteridine reductase/dihydrofolate reductase TmpR has translation MRTALVTGSAKGIGRAILLALAREGYAVAVHYRTSEALAEAARQEAEALGVKAIKVQADLTREEEVDRLVEEVRYHLGGVGVLVNNVGDYLYKPIEEVSLEEWRWILDTNLTATFLLTQRVLPLMVAQGFGRIVNLGYAGAGNLLARPHITPYVIAKTGVILYTKAIAKRFAASGITANVVAPGVAENSVSKPLHEIPMGRLALLQEIAQAVLFFVREPYLTGQVLEVAGGWNL, from the coding sequence ATGAGGACCGCGTTGGTGACGGGGAGCGCCAAGGGCATCGGCCGGGCCATCCTCTTGGCCCTCGCCCGGGAGGGCTACGCCGTGGCCGTCCACTACCGCACCTCCGAGGCCTTGGCTGAGGCCGCCCGTCAAGAGGCGGAGGCCCTGGGCGTCAAGGCCATCAAGGTCCAGGCCGACCTCACCCGGGAGGAGGAGGTGGACCGGCTGGTGGAGGAGGTCCGCTACCACCTGGGGGGGGTGGGCGTCCTGGTGAACAACGTGGGGGACTACCTCTACAAGCCCATAGAGGAGGTGAGCCTGGAGGAGTGGCGCTGGATCCTGGACACCAACCTCACCGCCACCTTCCTCCTCACCCAAAGGGTCCTCCCCCTCATGGTGGCCCAGGGCTTTGGCCGCATCGTCAACCTGGGCTACGCCGGGGCGGGGAACCTCCTCGCCCGGCCCCACATCACCCCCTACGTCATCGCCAAGACGGGGGTCATCCTCTACACCAAGGCCATCGCCAAACGCTTCGCCGCAAGCGGCATCACCGCCAACGTGGTGGCCCCGGGGGTGGCGGAGAACTCCGTCTCCAAGCCCCTCCACGAGATCCCCATGGGGAGGCTCGCCCTTCTTCAGGAGATCGCCCAGGCGGTGCTCTTCTTCGTCCGCGAGCCCTACCTCACGGGGCAGGTGCTGGAGGTGGCCGGGGGGTGGAACCTCTAG
- a CDS encoding NUDIX domain-containing protein, with protein MEDRPQYPIPTVGALAEKEGLVLLVRTAKWRGLWGVPGGKVAWGEALEEALRREFREEVGLALSQVRFALVQEAIFSPEFYKPTHMLLFNYFARAEGEVRPNEEILEWAWVEPEKGLAYPLNAFTRALLVRYLEER; from the coding sequence ATGGAGGATCGCCCGCAGTATCCCATCCCCACGGTAGGGGCCTTGGCGGAAAAGGAAGGCCTTGTGCTCTTGGTGCGCACGGCCAAGTGGCGGGGGCTTTGGGGGGTGCCCGGGGGGAAGGTGGCCTGGGGGGAGGCCCTGGAGGAGGCCTTGCGGCGGGAGTTCAGGGAGGAGGTGGGCCTTGCCCTTTCCCAGGTCCGCTTCGCCCTGGTCCAGGAGGCCATCTTCAGCCCCGAGTTTTACAAGCCCACCCACATGCTCCTCTTCAACTACTTCGCCCGGGCGGAAGGGGAGGTGCGCCCGAACGAGGAGATCCTGGAGTGGGCCTGGGTGGAGCCCGAGAAGGGGCTCGCCTACCCTTTGAACGCCTTTACCCGGGCCCTCTTGGTGCGCTATCTGGAGGAGAGATGA
- a CDS encoding CDP-alcohol phosphatidyltransferase family protein, which yields MVPGAKERPVQEFLNVLLFRPLAHLVVLLLLGTPVRPHHLVLFHTGLALGAAWLLLKGEDLGAALLLQLKTVLDNADGQLARLRGEVTELGRYLDTGLDFLGNLSLFLALGLRTASLEKALLAFLVFTFVQSYDFNLERLHRLAKGLPLPEGPKGRETLGLRLFRGLYALLFAPQDRAIAALERFLQGRLRLDPSRFWDEGALAGVVNLGLTTQLFFLGVFLLFHEPGAYLTFVLLQAVYLGLWYLWRIARSIPSPR from the coding sequence GTGGTCCCGGGAGCCAAGGAGAGGCCGGTCCAGGAGTTCCTCAACGTCCTCCTTTTCCGCCCCCTGGCGCACCTCGTGGTCCTCCTCCTCCTGGGCACGCCCGTTAGGCCCCACCACCTGGTCCTCTTCCACACGGGCCTGGCCCTGGGGGCCGCCTGGCTGCTCCTTAAGGGGGAGGACCTCGGGGCCGCCCTCCTCCTCCAGCTCAAAACCGTCTTGGACAACGCCGACGGGCAGCTCGCCCGCCTCCGGGGGGAGGTGACGGAGCTTGGGCGCTATTTGGACACCGGCCTGGACTTCCTGGGGAACCTTTCCCTCTTCCTGGCCCTGGGCTTACGCACCGCCTCCTTGGAGAAGGCCCTCCTCGCCTTTTTGGTCTTCACCTTCGTCCAGTCCTACGACTTTAACCTGGAAAGGCTCCACCGCTTGGCCAAAGGCCTTCCCCTGCCCGAAGGGCCCAAGGGCAGGGAGACCCTTGGGCTTCGGCTTTTCCGGGGGCTTTACGCCCTCCTCTTCGCCCCCCAGGACCGGGCCATCGCCGCCTTGGAGCGCTTCCTGCAGGGGCGGTTGCGGCTTGACCCCTCCCGTTTCTGGGACGAGGGGGCCTTGGCGGGGGTGGTGAACCTGGGCCTCACCACGCAGCTTTTCTTCCTGGGGGTTTTCCTCCTCTTCCACGAGCCTGGCGCCTACCTCACCTTTGTCCTCCTTCAGGCCGTGTATCTTGGCCTTTGGTACCTATGGAGGATCGCCCGCAGTATCCCATCCCCACGGTAG
- the cmk gene encoding (d)CMP kinase codes for MRGIVTIDGPSASGKSSVARRVAAALGVPYLSSGLLYRAAAFLALRAGVDPGDEEGLLALLEGLGVRLLAQAEGNRVLADGEDLTPFLHTPEVDRVVSGVARLPGVRAWVNRRLKEVPPPFVAEGRDMGTAVFPEAAHKFYLTASPEVRAWRRARERPQAYEEVLRDLLQRDERDKAQSAPAPDALVLDTGGMTLDEVVAWVLAHIRR; via the coding sequence ATGCGCGGCATCGTGACCATAGACGGGCCATCGGCCTCCGGCAAGAGCTCCGTGGCCAGGCGGGTGGCGGCGGCCTTGGGCGTGCCCTACCTTTCCAGCGGCCTCCTCTACCGGGCGGCCGCCTTCCTCGCCCTGAGGGCAGGGGTGGACCCCGGGGACGAGGAGGGGCTCCTCGCCCTCCTCGAGGGCCTGGGGGTGCGCCTTCTGGCCCAGGCGGAGGGCAACCGGGTTCTGGCGGACGGGGAGGACCTCACCCCCTTCCTGCACACCCCTGAGGTGGACCGCGTGGTCTCAGGGGTGGCCCGCCTCCCGGGGGTCCGGGCCTGGGTCAACCGCAGGCTCAAGGAGGTGCCTCCGCCCTTCGTGGCCGAGGGGAGGGACATGGGCACGGCGGTCTTCCCCGAGGCGGCCCACAAGTTCTACCTCACGGCAAGCCCCGAGGTGCGGGCGTGGCGGCGCGCCCGGGAAAGGCCCCAGGCCTACGAGGAGGTGCTCCGGGACCTCCTCCAAAGGGACGAGCGGGACAAGGCGCAAAGCGCCCCCGCCCCCGACGCCCTCGTCCTGGACACCGGGGGGATGACCCTGGACGAGGTGGTGGCCTGGGTCCTGGCCCACATCCGGAGGTAG
- the aroA gene encoding 3-phosphoshikimate 1-carboxyvinyltransferase, which produces MDAFRLAPCGPLRGRLRVPGDKSVTHRGLMLLALAEGEGRLFYPLKAGDTLSTARVLQALGAEVREEGPHFLVRGRGLRFQEPEDVLDCGNAGTLMRLLLGLLAGQEGLFAVLTGDASLRRRPMGRVVAPLRAMGARVDGREEGERAPLAVRGAPLRGLRYTLPVPSAQVKSALLLAGLFAEGVTEVEEPTPTRDHTERLFRHFGLPLEVEGRKVRTWRTGPFPAKDLVVPGDFSSAAFFLVAALVTPGSEVVVEGVGLNPTRTGLLTVLEAMGADLEWRVLEGEAGEPVGWVRARHSPLKGVAVDPGLIPLMVDEVPVLAAAAAWAEGETYIPGLSELRVKESDRVRAIAENLRALGVEVEEGPDWLRIRGGGVRPGRVRPFHDHRIAMAFAVAGLPVGVEVEEPHWAEISYPGFFQDLLRLCAAS; this is translated from the coding sequence ATGGACGCGTTCCGCCTCGCGCCTTGTGGTCCCTTGCGGGGGCGCCTCCGCGTCCCCGGGGACAAGTCCGTGACCCACCGCGGCCTCATGCTCCTCGCCCTGGCCGAGGGGGAGGGGAGGCTTTTCTACCCCTTGAAGGCGGGGGACACCCTCTCCACGGCCCGGGTCCTCCAGGCCCTCGGGGCCGAGGTCCGGGAGGAGGGGCCCCACTTCCTCGTGCGGGGAAGGGGCCTAAGGTTCCAGGAGCCCGAGGACGTCCTGGACTGCGGCAACGCCGGAACCCTCATGCGCCTCCTCCTCGGCCTCCTCGCGGGCCAGGAGGGGCTTTTCGCCGTCCTCACCGGGGACGCCTCCTTGAGGCGCCGCCCCATGGGCCGGGTGGTGGCCCCCTTAAGGGCCATGGGGGCGAGGGTGGACGGGCGGGAGGAGGGGGAGAGGGCGCCCCTCGCCGTCCGGGGGGCGCCCCTGAGGGGTTTGCGCTACACCCTCCCCGTGCCCAGCGCCCAGGTGAAGAGCGCCCTCCTCCTTGCCGGCCTCTTCGCCGAGGGGGTGACGGAGGTGGAGGAGCCCACGCCCACCCGGGACCACACGGAGAGGCTCTTCCGCCACTTCGGCCTGCCCTTGGAGGTGGAGGGGAGGAAGGTGCGCACCTGGCGCACGGGGCCCTTTCCCGCCAAGGACCTCGTGGTGCCCGGGGACTTCTCCTCGGCCGCCTTCTTCCTGGTGGCGGCCCTCGTCACCCCGGGCTCGGAGGTGGTGGTGGAGGGGGTGGGGCTGAACCCCACCCGCACCGGCCTCCTCACCGTCCTCGAGGCCATGGGGGCGGACCTGGAGTGGCGGGTCCTCGAGGGCGAGGCGGGGGAGCCCGTGGGGTGGGTGCGGGCCCGGCATAGCCCCCTGAAGGGCGTGGCCGTGGACCCCGGCCTCATCCCCCTCATGGTGGACGAGGTGCCGGTCCTGGCGGCGGCCGCCGCCTGGGCGGAAGGGGAGACCTACATCCCGGGCCTTTCCGAGCTTCGGGTCAAGGAGTCCGACCGGGTCCGGGCCATCGCCGAAAACCTCCGGGCCCTCGGGGTGGAGGTGGAGGAAGGCCCGGACTGGCTCCGCATCCGGGGCGGGGGGGTGAGGCCGGGCCGGGTGCGGCCCTTCCACGACCACCGCATCGCCATGGCCTTCGCCGTGGCCGGGCTTCCCGTGGGGGTGGAGGTGGAGGAGCCCCACTGGGCCGAGATCTCCTACCCGGGTTTCTTCCAGGACCTCCTTAGGCTATGCGCGGCATCGTGA
- a CDS encoding cysteine desulfurase family protein produces MRGVYLDYAATTPLDPEVREAMRAVEEVFGNPSSIHRFGQEARKVLEEARERVAEALGARPREVVFTAGGSEADALALLGPALARGRGHVVSTAVEHAAVLGALRLLERLGFSVTLLKPDSLGMVYPEQVEEALRPDTFLVSVMTANNELGNLYPVREIAEVAHRHGALFHTDAVQAVGQVPFRMDEVGADLVSVSAHKFYGPKGVGALLVRRGVELMAMVPGKQEGGRRGGTQSPVLAHGMAVALELALRRLPEEAARLAALRRRLEAGLLAVEGVELNGHPERRLPKLVNVTVKGADGEALLLAMDLLGVAVSSGSACSAGNLEPSHVLLAIGRSYAEAKASLRFSLGRFTTEEEVDRAVAVFREAVARARA; encoded by the coding sequence GTGCGGGGCGTCTATCTGGACTACGCGGCCACCACGCCCCTGGATCCCGAGGTTCGGGAGGCCATGCGGGCGGTGGAGGAGGTCTTCGGCAACCCCAGCAGCATCCACCGCTTTGGCCAAGAGGCCCGTAAGGTCCTGGAAGAGGCTCGGGAACGGGTGGCGGAAGCCCTCGGGGCGCGGCCCCGGGAGGTGGTTTTCACCGCGGGGGGCTCTGAGGCCGACGCCCTCGCCCTCCTGGGCCCGGCCCTGGCCCGGGGCCGGGGGCACGTGGTGAGCACGGCGGTGGAGCACGCCGCCGTGCTCGGGGCCCTGCGCCTCTTGGAGCGGCTGGGCTTCTCCGTGACCCTCCTCAAGCCCGATTCCCTAGGGATGGTCTACCCCGAGCAGGTGGAGGAGGCCCTGCGCCCCGACACCTTCCTGGTGAGCGTCATGACGGCGAACAACGAGCTCGGCAACCTCTACCCGGTGCGGGAGATCGCCGAGGTGGCCCACCGGCACGGGGCCCTCTTCCACACGGATGCCGTCCAGGCGGTGGGGCAGGTCCCCTTCCGCATGGACGAGGTGGGGGCGGACCTGGTCTCCGTGAGCGCCCACAAGTTCTACGGGCCCAAAGGCGTGGGGGCGCTCCTCGTCCGCCGGGGGGTGGAGCTTATGGCCATGGTGCCGGGGAAGCAGGAGGGGGGTAGGCGGGGCGGCACGCAGAGCCCCGTTTTGGCCCACGGGATGGCCGTGGCCCTGGAGCTCGCCCTGAGGCGCCTTCCCGAGGAGGCGGCGCGCCTTGCGGCCTTGCGGCGGCGCCTCGAGGCGGGGCTTCTCGCGGTGGAGGGGGTGGAGCTCAACGGCCACCCCGAGCGCCGCCTCCCCAAGCTCGTCAACGTCACCGTGAAGGGGGCGGACGGGGAGGCCCTGCTCCTCGCCATGGACCTCCTGGGCGTGGCCGTCTCCTCGGGCTCCGCCTGCAGCGCCGGGAACCTCGAGCCCTCCCACGTCCTCCTCGCCATCGGCCGGAGCTACGCCGAGGCCAAGGCCTCCTTGCGCTTCTCCCTGGGCCGCTTCACCACCGAGGAGGAGGTGGACCGGGCGGTGGCGGTCTTCCGGGAGGCCGTGGCCCGGGCCCGGGCTTGA
- a CDS encoding RrF2 family transcriptional regulator, with translation MWVSTKAQYGLRALVEIGLRAPRAVPLKEVAEAQGISQHYLEQIAAQLRNAGFIRSVRGAKGGYRLARPPEKVTALEVVEALEGSLAPVSCLEDPESCDKVGRCSTELLWRRVDLAMRQVLGGTTLKDLIEERRLLEAKGVIPLEARAS, from the coding sequence ATGTGGGTGTCCACGAAGGCCCAATACGGCCTCCGCGCCCTGGTGGAGATCGGCCTTAGGGCGCCGAGGGCGGTGCCCCTGAAGGAGGTGGCCGAAGCCCAGGGCATCAGCCAGCACTACCTGGAGCAGATCGCCGCCCAGCTCCGCAACGCGGGCTTCATCCGCTCCGTGCGGGGGGCGAAGGGGGGGTACCGGCTCGCCCGCCCCCCGGAGAAGGTCACCGCCCTCGAGGTGGTGGAGGCCCTGGAGGGGAGCCTGGCCCCGGTGAGCTGCCTGGAGGACCCGGAGAGCTGCGACAAGGTGGGGCGGTGCTCCACCGAGCTTTTGTGGCGCCGGGTGGACCTCGCCATGCGCCAGGTCCTCGGGGGCACCACCCTCAAGGACCTCATTGAGGAGAGGCGGCTTTTGGAGGCCAAGGGGGTCATCCCCCTCGAGGCTCGCGCCTCCTGA
- a CDS encoding metal ABC transporter permease translates to MLEALGYPFFQRALLAGLLVSLLGGALSAFVVQRRLSFLGDGLAHAAFAGVALGLFLREEPLYLALPFTLAVALAITYVKERSGLSEDTAIGVFFALSVALGAVFLAKARGYVGDAMGYLFGSLLAVGPGDLWAVGGVVLLGLALLPLWGALAYATFDRELALADRVPVGLHDYLLSAYLALALVVAVKVVGVLLVAAFLVIPGAAARLLGRTFAGMTLLALLFALSATLLGLYASFLLDWPSGASVVLAQALLFGLAFLKTAFSGGK, encoded by the coding sequence GTGCTTGAGGCCTTGGGCTACCCCTTCTTCCAGAGGGCCCTCCTCGCCGGCCTCTTGGTGAGCCTGCTTGGGGGGGCGCTTTCCGCCTTCGTGGTGCAGAGAAGGCTTTCCTTCCTTGGGGACGGGCTCGCCCACGCCGCCTTCGCCGGGGTGGCCCTGGGGCTTTTCCTGAGGGAGGAGCCCCTCTACCTGGCCCTCCCCTTCACCTTGGCCGTGGCCCTGGCCATCACCTACGTGAAGGAGCGCTCGGGCCTCTCGGAGGACACGGCCATCGGCGTCTTCTTCGCCCTTTCCGTGGCCCTCGGGGCCGTCTTCCTCGCCAAGGCCCGGGGGTACGTGGGGGACGCCATGGGCTACCTCTTCGGCTCCCTCCTCGCCGTGGGGCCCGGGGACCTCTGGGCCGTGGGGGGGGTGGTCCTTCTGGGCCTCGCCCTCCTTCCCCTCTGGGGCGCTTTGGCCTACGCCACCTTTGACCGGGAGCTCGCCCTCGCCGACCGGGTGCCCGTGGGGCTCCACGACTACCTCCTCTCCGCCTACCTGGCCCTCGCCCTGGTGGTGGCGGTGAAGGTGGTGGGGGTCCTCCTCGTGGCCGCCTTCTTGGTGATCCCGGGGGCGGCGGCCCGGCTTCTCGGCCGCACCTTCGCCGGCATGACCCTCCTTGCCCTCCTTTTCGCCCTCTCGGCCACCCTCCTCGGGCTTTACGCCTCCTTCCTCCTGGACTGGCCCAGCGGGGCCAGCGTGGTCCTGGCCCAGGCCCTCCTCTTCGGCCTCGCCTTCCTTAAAACCGCGTTTTCCGGGGGGAAATAG
- a CDS encoding metal ABC transporter ATP-binding protein, with amino-acid sequence MWAVETQGLAVRFGQYQALEDVSLRVPEGSFVAVVGPNGAGKSTLLKALLGLVPFRGEVRIFGRPLGQADPFWFGYVPQIKTFDRTFPALALELVVSGLRRAWPFRVGEEERRRALEALGRVGALELAYRPLGRLSGGQLQRVYLARALVRRPRLLLLDEPATGVDRLGEVDLYRHLEAYQEETGATILMITHDWEAAHHASHVLVLNRRVIGFGPPERALSEECLRRAFGHLGHEHALFLGGGRA; translated from the coding sequence ATGTGGGCGGTGGAGACCCAGGGGCTTGCGGTGCGCTTCGGGCAGTACCAGGCCTTGGAGGACGTCTCCTTGAGGGTGCCCGAGGGCAGCTTCGTGGCCGTGGTGGGCCCCAACGGGGCAGGGAAGAGCACGCTTCTCAAGGCCCTTTTGGGCCTCGTGCCCTTCCGGGGGGAGGTGCGGATCTTCGGCCGCCCCTTGGGCCAGGCCGATCCCTTCTGGTTCGGCTACGTGCCCCAGATCAAGACCTTTGACCGCACCTTCCCCGCCCTGGCCTTGGAGCTCGTGGTCTCGGGGCTCCGCCGCGCCTGGCCCTTTCGCGTGGGGGAGGAAGAGCGCAGGCGGGCCCTCGAGGCCTTGGGGCGGGTGGGGGCTTTGGAGCTCGCCTATCGCCCCTTGGGGCGGCTTTCCGGGGGGCAGCTGCAGCGGGTCTACCTGGCCCGGGCCCTGGTGCGCAGGCCCCGCCTCCTCCTTCTGGACGAACCCGCCACCGGGGTGGACCGGCTGGGGGAGGTGGACCTCTACCGGCACCTGGAGGCCTACCAGGAGGAGACGGGGGCCACGATCCTCATGATCACCCACGACTGGGAGGCGGCCCACCATGCCAGCCACGTCCTGGTGCTGAACCGCCGCGTGATCGGCTTCGGCCCGCCGGAGCGGGCCCTCTCCGAGGAGTGCCTCCGCCGGGCCTTCGGCCATTTGGGGCACGAGCACGCCCTTTTCCTGGGAGGCGGCCGTGCTTGA
- a CDS encoding ABC transporter ATP-binding protein, with protein MDALNPIRPEDLGPILLLVNNIEVVYHDVIQVLRGVSLKVPEGRITALLGPNGAGKTTTLRAISGLLIPEDGEVVRGEILYRGTPIQGRPPEEIVKLGIVQVLEGRRVFKHLTVEENLKVGTLTRRGVNLKEELERIYHYFPRLAELRHRLAGYCSGGEQQMIAIGRALLAKPRLLLLDEPSLGLAPLLVREIFGIVARVNAEEGVTVLVVEQNARVALSIAHYGYIMESGRIVLEGDRAYLLENPDVQEFYLGVAKEGGRKSFKEVKAYKRRKRFM; from the coding sequence ATGGACGCTTTGAACCCAATCCGCCCCGAGGACCTCGGCCCCATCCTCCTCCTCGTCAACAACATTGAGGTGGTTTACCACGACGTGATCCAGGTGCTCCGGGGGGTCTCCCTCAAGGTCCCCGAAGGGAGGATCACCGCCCTCTTGGGCCCGAACGGGGCGGGGAAGACCACTACCCTTAGGGCCATCTCCGGCCTCCTCATCCCCGAGGACGGGGAGGTGGTGCGGGGGGAGATCCTCTACCGGGGAACGCCCATCCAGGGCCGCCCCCCCGAGGAGATCGTCAAGCTGGGCATCGTGCAGGTCCTGGAGGGGCGCCGCGTCTTCAAGCACCTCACGGTGGAGGAGAACCTCAAGGTGGGCACCCTGACCCGGAGGGGCGTGAACCTCAAGGAGGAGCTGGAACGGATCTACCACTACTTCCCCCGCCTGGCCGAGCTCAGGCACCGGCTCGCGGGGTACTGCTCGGGAGGGGAGCAGCAGATGATCGCCATCGGGCGGGCCCTCCTCGCCAAGCCCCGCCTTCTCCTTCTGGACGAGCCTTCCTTGGGCCTTGCCCCCCTCCTCGTGCGGGAGATCTTCGGGATCGTGGCCCGGGTGAACGCCGAGGAGGGGGTCACGGTCCTCGTGGTGGAGCAGAACGCCCGGGTGGCCCTCTCCATCGCCCACTACGGCTACATCATGGAGTCGGGCCGGATCGTCCTCGAGGGGGACCGGGCGTACCTCTTGGAAAACCCCGACGTCCAGGAGTTCTACCTGGGCGTGGCCAAGGAGGGGGGGAGGAAGAGCTTCAAGGAGGTCAAGGCCTACAAGCGGCGCAAGCGCTTCATGTGA
- a CDS encoding ABC transporter substrate-binding protein, whose amino-acid sequence MRRTLAGIAAVLGLALGQQQVTLFWSGAITGPTSDAGAPYGAAVEDYCKWANERKLVPGVVFNCVVRDDQYNNANTQRFFEEAVDRFKIPVFLSYSTGANLQLKALIQELKIPTIPASMHVELVDPPNNDYFFIPTSTYSEQVVALLEYIAKQKKGAKVALVVNPSPFGRAPVEDARKAARELGLQIVDVQEVGSGNLDNTALLKRFEQAGVEYVVHQNVAGPVANILKDAKRLGLKMRHLGAHYTGGPDLIKLAGDAAEGFLWATSFYMYHEDAPGIRLQKEIAQKYGRPQAIAESTNYTNGMLAAAIAVEAIRRAQERFKRVTNETVYQAIVGMNGPNAFKPGFAVSTKQGIEIDFTKSEHTGAEGLRILEAKGGRFVPVTEPFTSALFRKVHYGK is encoded by the coding sequence ATGCGGAGGACACTGGCAGGCATCGCGGCGGTTTTAGGGTTGGCCTTGGGCCAGCAGCAGGTGACCCTCTTCTGGTCGGGGGCCATCACCGGGCCCACCTCGGACGCGGGGGCCCCTTACGGGGCGGCGGTGGAGGACTACTGCAAGTGGGCCAACGAGCGGAAGCTCGTGCCCGGGGTGGTCTTCAACTGCGTGGTGCGGGACGACCAGTACAACAACGCCAACACCCAGCGCTTCTTTGAGGAGGCGGTGGACCGCTTCAAGATCCCCGTCTTCCTCTCCTACTCCACCGGGGCGAACCTGCAGCTCAAGGCCCTGATCCAGGAGCTCAAGATCCCCACCATCCCCGCCTCCATGCACGTGGAGCTTGTGGACCCTCCCAACAACGACTACTTCTTCATCCCCACCTCCACCTACTCGGAGCAGGTGGTGGCCCTCCTGGAGTACATCGCCAAGCAGAAGAAGGGGGCCAAGGTGGCCCTGGTGGTGAACCCCTCCCCCTTCGGCCGGGCCCCGGTGGAGGACGCGAGGAAGGCCGCCCGGGAGCTCGGGCTTCAGATCGTGGACGTCCAGGAGGTGGGAAGCGGCAACCTGGACAACACCGCCCTCCTCAAGCGCTTTGAGCAGGCCGGGGTGGAGTACGTGGTCCACCAGAACGTGGCGGGCCCCGTGGCCAACATCCTCAAGGACGCCAAGCGTCTGGGCCTGAAGATGCGCCACCTGGGGGCCCACTACACGGGAGGTCCCGACCTCATCAAGCTGGCGGGGGACGCGGCGGAGGGCTTCCTCTGGGCCACGAGCTTCTACATGTACCACGAGGACGCGCCGGGCATCCGCCTGCAGAAGGAGATCGCCCAGAAGTACGGCCGGCCCCAGGCCATCGCCGAGAGCACCAACTACACCAACGGGATGCTCGCCGCGGCCATCGCCGTGGAGGCCATCCGCAGGGCCCAGGAGCGGTTCAAGCGGGTTACCAACGAGACCGTGTACCAGGCCATCGTCGGCATGAACGGGCCCAACGCCTTCAAGCCGGGCTTCGCCGTCTCCACCAAGCAGGGTATTGAGATTGACTTCACCAAGAGCGAGCACACCGGGGCGGAGGGCCTCCGGATCCTCGAGGCCAAGGGGGGCCGCTTCGTCCCCGTCACGGAGCCCTTCACCTCGGCCCTCTTCCGCAAGGTGCACTACGGCAAGTAG
- a CDS encoding branched-chain amino acid ABC transporter permease, translated as MKNPWAQTGNYRTRYEEDASLFATHRELASLLLFLGFLLVLPQFLSRTQVFILDLILVYSLAVLGLNITTGYAGLINIGQAAFMGVGAYTAALLAPQGLPFWLLLPLGGLVAAFFGFLVGIPSLRVKHLYLAMATLAFQMVFEWTVGHMPLLRQGGAMDLPRVSFLGYEVGFRNHYHFWYYVSLAVLVLLALFWRNLLRTKYGRALVAVRDNDRAADAMGMDPGRTKLFAFALGAFYAGVAGVLYAYLSRAVVIEDYTFAVSIKLLAMAIVGGLGTLVGSFLGPAFLELLDVNMEALSNLIKALGFSVAGVDVASALRPLAFGLVIVLFLVFEPRGLYNWWRVVRSYFRTWPFRY; from the coding sequence ATGAAGAACCCCTGGGCCCAGACCGGAAACTACCGCACCCGGTACGAGGAGGACGCGAGCCTCTTCGCCACCCACCGGGAGTTGGCCTCCCTTCTCCTCTTCCTAGGCTTCCTCCTGGTGCTGCCCCAGTTCCTCTCCCGCACCCAGGTCTTCATCCTGGACCTGATCCTCGTCTACAGCCTCGCCGTTTTGGGGCTCAACATCACCACGGGGTACGCCGGCCTCATCAACATCGGCCAGGCGGCCTTCATGGGGGTGGGGGCGTACACCGCGGCTCTTCTCGCCCCCCAAGGCCTGCCCTTCTGGCTGCTTCTTCCCTTGGGGGGCCTGGTGGCGGCCTTCTTCGGTTTTCTTGTGGGCATCCCGAGCCTTAGGGTGAAGCACCTCTATTTGGCCATGGCCACCCTGGCCTTCCAGATGGTCTTTGAATGGACCGTGGGGCATATGCCCCTTTTACGCCAGGGGGGGGCCATGGACCTGCCCCGGGTGAGCTTTCTGGGGTACGAGGTGGGTTTCCGCAACCACTACCACTTCTGGTACTACGTGAGCCTCGCCGTGCTGGTCCTCCTGGCCCTTTTCTGGCGGAACCTCCTGCGCACCAAGTACGGGAGGGCCCTGGTGGCCGTGCGGGACAACGACCGGGCGGCGGACGCCATGGGCATGGACCCGGGGCGCACCAAGCTCTTCGCCTTTGCCCTGGGGGCCTTCTACGCCGGGGTGGCCGGGGTGCTTTACGCCTACCTCTCCCGGGCGGTGGTCATAGAGGACTACACCTTCGCCGTCTCCATCAAGCTCCTGGCCATGGCCATCGTGGGGGGGCTCGGCACCCTGGTGGGGAGCTTCCTGGGGCCCGCCTTTTTGGAGCTTCTGGACGTGAACATGGAGGCCCTTTCCAACCTCATCAAGGCCCTGGGCTTCAGCGTGGCCGGGGTGGACGTGGCGAGCGCCCTGAGGCCCCTGGCCTTCGGCCTCGTCATCGTCCTCTTCCTGGTGTTTGAGCCTAGGGGGCTTTACAACTGGTGGCGCGTGGTGCGAAGCTACTTCCGCACCTGGCCCTTTAGGTACTAG